From Anopheles arabiensis isolate DONGOLA chromosome 3, AaraD3, whole genome shotgun sequence, a single genomic window includes:
- the LOC120900701 gene encoding myosin-IIIb-like isoform X2, whose product MSGNGTNVRGRRDRSSNLYKTTGGGDPLRIIQNKLELSPRNWNMAYNGLSQHVDFSRLPNPSERFELLDLIGEGTYGEVYSAKDKHTGRKYAVKILESIADNIEEIEEEYLVLRDLSKHPNIPDFAGLFLKRGTTVEDDQLWFVLELCTGGSVTDLVQGLRSRGARLSNNQIAYILRETVQALVFLHENHCMHRDIKGHNILLTETGHVKLVDFGVSSHLAATMARRNTSVGTPYWMAPEVIACEQQLDQSYDSRCDVWSVGITAIELAEGDPPLCELHPMRALFQIPRNPPPKLSHPEQYSSMLSDFISECLVKDLEQRPFSKELVTHPFLKSVGPYVDQIRQELRAEIARQREDGRAPSQAIATTKYGKLKSDRKSKPQKMYMDDLAALDVLTEDAIVEQLQKRYETNQIYTYIGDILIAVNPFSQVGLYTTQHQRKYTGQARSDNPPHIFAIADAAHQALVHQRQNQAIVISGESGSGKTESANLLLKQLVYLGKAVTKNLEERILQVNPIMEAFGNARTGINANSSRFGKYLELTMARSGKVNGARIFVYLLEQSRVVKQAEGEGNFHVFYYMYDGLQAEGRLEEYYLHPSYRKTHRYLQETATLPKTNVDRWKQLLASFRVLGFKDDEVDMVNRVLAAILNLGDIEFGEMDSNDNTDSRARVIDVAPMHRVSKLLGVDSADLLEALSSNSVVTRGETITRHNNVAEACTARDAMAKGLYGRLFDWMVNQINLLLVHNRNSNSSEQLAVGLLDIFGFENFSKNSFEQLCINIANEQIQYYFNQHIFTWEQQEYMAEGIPVDLVEFADNRPVLDMLLSRPLGLLALLDEESRFPRSTDRSLIEKFHNNVKSKFYQRPKSDAVCFAIHHFAGRVVYQADGFLEKNRNFLPAEIIQLIRQSQYDMIRFLFQCPITKTGNLYSAIQDTGSRQNVPSFIKVDTKEKFNSRGLASQSRAQQTVATYFRYSLMDLLQKMVTGTPQFIRCIKPNELKAAKSFDAAKVLKQLRYTGVLETIRIRQHGFSHRFTFADFLRKYCFLAYSFEERVVSNRESCRLLLVRLKMDGWALGKSKVFLKYYHVEYLSKLYEEHVRKIVLVQACVRRWLAKALYKREKQRVALSAVTLQKHVRGWLTRRRMRIMKEKQERERLEQERLEKERLAKERLAKEKKNNEQNKAKQALAKAKLIHQVSSNQLEAKHNHHHEKRAMDMNNKENERAAIVIQSYYRGYTIRKMRMTPEIEAKTKYILGIAKNRVEAQRMMQKEGFAKEDAARIIQRYYRTQKSKHNSNRDAMAAAVGAASAAAAGRKGPAPQPQPKPLTTKDQQMDLIAFSQNVHLLNQEVHKNLRVNKAGVPLDAIEKLPSDYRRPPGFVLVPGLLGTVPGGDCAKYSSLRSVDCDHEMTKEVIQRQRNMQQPPQRIDINRNDILGDRKMELSDRKLSSNWHQAFQGTDGTTPQDKFKGLARSPQNQNEPAHIRSIPAFSYLNPNNQQILRYSPNQHRDASGEPTPPHPSPVRQSPVEQPTREASTPPTRLGLLGLGGGGGAGKKAAKAELKAREKENKERKKREKKAKKEKEKAAANGLTASSTSSSGGSAASSGASSGEKQRKEPAGRKKRSEQKEQQQQQQIVSRFAGVDDQSLHEYHQQYQQQQQQVPQKRLIEHHEYQNISEETKIDSKSPVMRMFGDTNFLVNHRRKAAEQKQQLAQLQQVQQYHKQQQQQQQKARQQQQQQQQQHHHQGNGGPPGWRQQELNCGQGVCELLNGVYRFSPHVTSFAQLDSKSASSLSDDRSTLDKDYQNFNVSKYLNIDVKGPLHHQRDRARDSGVHERDISSNSSSLSTGSSGMNSLNSFDSVEQAIIFQKDRNADSYLGPFNFRQLLRPTQGPTESLRKRKGINPPSPPPPQRGKS is encoded by the exons ATGAGCGGCAATGGGACGAACGTACGCGGAAGGCGAGATCGTTCCAGCAACCTGTACAAGACGACGGGCGGAGGCGACCCGCTGCGAATAATTCAAAACAAGCTGGAACTGTCACCTCGCAACTG GAATATGGCATACAATGGACTGTCGCAGCATGTGGACTTCAGCAGGCTGCCGAACCCGAGCGAGCGGTTCGAGCTGCTGGACCTGATCGGCGAGGGCACGTACGGCGAGGTCTACAGCGCGAAGGACAAACACACCGGGCGCAAGTATGCGGTCAAG aTATTGGAGAGCATTGCCGATAATATCGAGGAGATCGAGGAGGAGTATCTGGTGCTGCGCGATCTCTCCAAGCATCCCAACATTCCCGACTTTGCCGGGCTGTTCCTGAAGCGCGGCACCACCGTCGAGGATGACCAGCTGTGGTTCGTGCTGGAG CTATGCACCGGCGGCTCCGTCACGGATCTGGTTCAAGGTCTGCGCAGCCGGGGTGCACGGCTGTCGAACAACCAGATCGCGTACATACTGCGGGAGACGGTGCAGGCGCTGGTCTTCCTGCACGAGAACCACTGCATGCATCGGGACATCAAGGGCCACAACATACTGCTGACGGAGACGGGCCACGTGAAGCTGGTCGACTTTGGCGTGAGCTCGCATTTGGCCGCGACGATGGCGCGGCGAAACACGAGCGTCGGCACACCGTACTGGATGGCGCCAGAGGTGATCGCTTGCGAGCAGCAGCTGGATCAATCGTACGACTCGCGGTGCGACGTGTGGTCGGTGGGCATTACGGCGATCGAGCTGGCGGAGGGAGATCCACCGCTGTGCGAGCTGCACCCGATGCGGGCGCTGTTTCAGATCCCACGCAATCCACCGCCGAAGCTGTCCCATCCGGAGCAGTACTCGTCGATGCTGTCCGACTTCATATCGGAGTGTCTGGTGAAGGATCTCGAGCAGCGTCCGTTTTCGAAGGAGTTGGTCACGCATCCGTTTCTGAAGAGCGTCGGTCCGTATGTGGACCAGATACGGCAGGAGCTGCGGGCGGAGATAGCGCGCCAGCGCGAGGATGGTCGAGCGCCGAGCCAAGCGATCGCCACCACCAAGTACGGGAAGTTGAAGTCGGACCGCAAATCGAAACCGCAGAAGATGTACATGGACGATCTGGCCGCGCTGGACGTGCTGACGGAGGATGCGATCGTTGAGCAGCTGCAGAAGCGCTACGAAACGAACCAGATCTACACGTACATAGGCGACATACTGATCGCGGTCAATCCGTTCAGCCAGGTCGGGCTCTACACGACACAGCATCAGCGCAAGTACACCGGGCAGGCACGGTCGGACAATCCGCCGCACATCTTTGCGATCGCCGATGCCGCCCATCAGGCGCTGGTGCACCAGCGCCAGAACCAAGCGATCGTGATATCGGGCGAGAGCGGGTCGGGCAAGACGGAGAGCGCCAACCTGCTGCTCAAGCAGCTCGTGTACCTGGGCAAAGCGGTGACGAAGAACCTGGAGGAGCGCATTCTGCAGGTCAATCCCATCATGGAAGCGTTCGGCAATGCGCGGACGGGCATTAACGCGAACAGCTCCCGGTTTGGGAAGTATCTGGAGCTTACGATGGCCCGCAGCGGCAAGGTGAATGGGGCACGCATCTTCGTCTACCTGCTGGAGCAGAGCCGGGTGGTGAAGCAGGCCGAGGGTGAGGGTAACTTTCACGTGTTTTACTACATGTACGATGGGCTGCAGGCGGAGGGTCGGCTGGAGGAGTACTATCTGCATCCTTCGTACCGGAAGACGCACCGATATCTGCAGGAGACGGCCACGCTGCCGAAAACGAACGTGGACCGGTGGAAGCAGCTGCTGGCGAGCTTCCGCGTGCTCGGCTTTAAGGACGACGAGGTCGATATGGTGAACCGGGTGCTGGCCGCCATCCTGAACCTCGGCGACATTGAGTTCGGCGAGATGGACTCGAACGACAACACGGACAGCCGGGCCCGGGTGATCGATGTGGCGCCGATGCATCGCGTCTCGAAGCTGCTGGGCGTTGATTCGGCCGACCTGCTGGAGGCGCTGTCCTCCAACTCGGTTGTGACGCGCGGTGAAACGATCACGCGCCATAACAACGTGGCGGAAGCCTGCACGGCCCGGGACGCGATGGCGAAGGGCTTGTACGGGCGATTGTTCGATTGGATGGTCAATCAGATcaatctgctgctggtgcacaACAGAAATAGTAACAG CTCGGAACAGTTGGCGGTTGGATTGTTGGATATTTTTGGGTTCGAAAACTTCAGCAAAAACTCCTTCGAGCAGCTGTGCATCAATATCGCAAACGAGCAGATACAGTACTATTTCAACCAGCACATCTTCACCTGGGAGCAACAG GAGTACATGGCGGAGGGTATACCGGTCGATTTGGTCGAGTTTGCCGACAACCGTCCCGTGCTGGATATGTTGCTGAGCCGCCCGCTGGGACTGCTGGCACTGCTGGACGAGGAATCACGCTTTCCGCGCTCAACGGATCGTTCATTGATTG aaaaattCCACAACAACGTGAAGTCCAAGTTCTACCAGCGGCCAAAGTCGGATGCGGTCTGCTTCGCCATCCACCACTTTGCCGGCCGGGTGGTGTACCAGGCGGACGGGTTTCTGGAGAAGAATCGCAACTTCCTGCCGGCGGAAATCATACAGCTGATCCGCCAAAGCCAGTACGACATGATACGGTTCCTGTTCCAGTGTCCGATCACGAAGACGGGCAACCTGTACTCGGCCATCCAGGATACGGGCTCGCGCCAGAACGTGCCGAGCTTCATCAAGGTGGACACGAAAGAGAAGTTTAACTCGCGCGGGCTGGCGTCGCAGTCGCGGGCCCAGCAAACGGTGGCGACGTACTTCCGCTACTCGCTGATGGATTTGCTGCAGAAGATGGTGACGGGGACGCCCCAGTTCATACGCTGCATCAAGCCGAACGAGCTGAAGGCGGCCAAATCGTTCGATGCGGCAAAGGTGTTGAAGCAGCTGCGGTACACCGGGGTGCTGGAGACGATCCGGATTCGGCAGCATGGGTTCAGCCATCGGTTTACCTTTGCTGACTTCCTGAGAAA GTACTGCTTTTTGGCGTACAGTTTTGAAGAACGTGTCGTATCGAACCGAGAATCCTGTCGCTTGCTTTTGGTGCGCTTaaagatggatggatgggcaCTAGGAAAGTCCAAGGTATTCCTTAAGTACTATCACGTCGAGTACCTTTCGAAGCTGTACGAGGAACAT GTCCGTAAGATTGTGCTGGTGCAGGCCTGTGTAAGGCGCTGGCTGGCAAAGGCACTCTACAAGCGCGAGAAGCAGCGCGTCGCGCTGAGTGCCGTAACGCTGCAGAAGCACGTGCGCGGCTGGCTAACGCGCCGCCGCATGCGCATAATGAAGGAAAAGCAGGAGCGGGAGCGCTTGGAGCAGGAGCGGTTGGAAAAGGAGCGGTTGGCAAAGGAACGGTTGgcaaaggagaaaaagaacaaCG agcaaaacaaagcaaagcaggCGCTGGCAAAGGCGAAGCTCATACACCAGGTGTCGAGCAACCAGCTGGAGGCGaaacacaaccaccaccacgagaAGCGCGCCATGGACATGAACAACAAGGAAAACGAGCGAGCCGCCATCGTCATCCAGAGCTACTACCGCGGGTACACCATCCGGAAGATGCGCATGACGCCGGAAATCGAGGCGAAGACGAAGTACATCCTCGGCATCGCGAAGAACCGCGTCGAGGCGCAGCGCATGATGCAGAAGGAGGGCTTCGCGAAGGAGGACGCAGCCCGCATCATCCAGCGCTACTACCGCACGCAGAAGagcaaacacaacagcaaccgcGATGCGATGGCGGCAGCGGTAGGAGCGGCATCGGCGGCAGCGGCCGGCCGGAAGGGTCCGGCGCCGCAGCCGCAGCCGAAACCGCTCACCACCAAGGACCAGCAGATGGATCTGATCGCGTTCTCGCAGAACGTGCACCTGCTCAACCAGGAGGTGCACAAGAACCTGCGCGTGAACAAGGCGGGCGTGCCGCTGGACGCGATCGAGAAGCTGCCGAGCGACTACCGGCGGCCGCCTGGGTTCGTGCTCGTACCGGGACTGCTTGGTACCGTGCCGGGCGGTGACTGTGCCAAGTACAGCTCGCTCCGCAGCGTCGACTGCGACCACGAGATGACGAAGGAAGTGATACAAAG GCAGCGTAATATGCAGCAACCGCCACAGCGCATCGACATCAACCGGAACGACATCCTGGGCGACCGCAAGATGGAGCTGAGCGACCGGAAGCTCTCGAGCAACTGGCACCAGGCGTTCCAGGGGACGGACGGCACGACGCCCCAGGACAAGTTTAAGGGTCTCGCAAG ATCGCCGCAAAATCAAAACGAACCGGCCCACATCCGTAGCATTCCAGCGTTCAGCTATCTCAATCCGAACAATCAACAGATCCTGCGCTATTCGCCGAACCAGCACCGCGACGCGTCGGGCGAGCCAACGCCACCCCACCCGAGCCCGGTTCGCCAGTCGCCGGTCGAGCAGCCGACACGGGAAGCATCAACACCGCCCACTCGGCTCGGCCTGCTCGGgctcggtggcggcggcggcgctgGCAAGAAGGCGGCGAAGGCAGAGCTGAAggcacgcgagaaagagaacaAGGAGCGCAAAAAGCGCGAAAAGAAGGCcaagaaggagaaggaaaaggcGGCCGCTAATGGGCTGACGGCGTCGTCGACCTCGTCATCCGGCGGGTCGGCCGCCTCGTCCGGTGCGTCCTCGGGCGAGAAGCAGCGCAAGGAGCCAGCCGGAAGGAAGAAACGCTCCGAACAAaaggagcaacagcagcagcagcagattgtGAGTCGGTTTGCGGGTGTGGACGACCAGTCGCTGCACGAATACCACCAAcagtaccagcagcaacagcaacaagtaCCTCAGAAGCGACTGATAGAGCATCACGAGTATCAGAACATTTCGGAGGAGACGAAAATCGACAGCAAGAGCCCGGTGATGCGGATGTTTGGCGATACGAACTTCCTGGTGAACCATCGGCGCAAGGCGGccgagcagaagcagcagctggCCCAGCTCCAGCAGGTCCAGCAGTaccacaagcagcagcaacagcagcaacagaaagctcgtcaacagcagcaacagcagcagcagcagcatcaccatcaaGGTAACGGAGGGCCTCCGGGTTGGCGTCAGCAGGAGCTGAACTGTGGCCAGGGCGTTTGCGAACTCCTGAACGGGGTCTATCGGTTCAGCCCACACGTCACCTCGTTCGCTCAGCTCGATTCGAAGAGCGCAAGCAGCCTGTCGGACGATCGGTCCACGCTGGACAAGGACTACCAGAACTTCAACGTGTCCAAGTACCTGAACATCGACGTGAAGGGTCCGCTGCACCATCAGCGCGACCGGGCCCGGGACAGCGGTGTGCACGAGCGGGACATCAGCTCCAACAGCTCGAGCCTAAGCACGGGCAGCAGCGGCATGAACTCGCTCAACTCGTTCGATTCCGTCGAGCAGGCGATCATCTTCCAGAAGGACCGCAATGCCGACTCGTACCTTGGGCCGTTCAACTTCCGCCAGCTGTTGCGGCCGACCCAGGGCCCGACCGAGTCGCTCCGCAAGCGCAAGGGCATCAATccaccgtcgccgccgccaccgcagAGGGGCAAAAGTTAG